The DNA sequence TCATCTCGATAAAGATAGAAATTGTGCCCGAAGTTGATCGGAGCATCCAGATTGACCAATAGGTTGTCGTAGGCGAGCATCCAGAGGTGGCGATCTACATCGAGCACACTCTCTACTGCCGCGGTGTAGTTGTTGAGCGTATCCAGGAAGTCGATCAAATCGGGCCAACCGTGGTCGGAGTCAAGTTCATATGTGTCCATATAGGACGTCGAGTCCTGACCCTCGTATCCCCAGATTACCCAGCCCCTGGGCGGACCATCCATGTCGCCCTTGATTCTGGCGCCTTCGTCACTCTGATAATGAGTTCGCGTGAAGAGCTTGTCGACATCTTGTACACTGGTATACAGCCCCATCAGTGTCCCATTCACATAGACATTTGCGTAGCTTGATTGGCTCGCAGCCATGTACTTTCGAGCGATCTCGTAGCCAAGTACTTCCCGCACAAAACTCGGGTCAAACCAGACATTCGCCAGCTTGAGCGTGCCGTAACCTTGATGAGTCTGGTCATTAATGATGTGGTCCAGTTTGATGTTGAATGGATTCTTGGTGCGACTCGGACTGTAAGTGCTATTCCCTTTGTACCGCACACCCACACTGTCGTACAAGATTCCATCAATTGTCACTGTCCCCAGCAAACGGTCTTCGCCCGCCGCATACAGATTATCAAGCAACTGATCCCAATTCGATTGGGGGAAGACGATCTGGACAGTGTGAATTGTGCTGACGTCATAGAGGTCTTGCGCACCGGCGCTGCAAAAAAGGCTCAGAATCAGTAGAACGATGAGGATTGGTTTTGGCATGGCTTACTCTCCGGAAAGTACAGTAGATTAGAATCTCTTTTCGAGACAATTATATCTACTTTGACAAGCGGCCGTGCCCGATACTTGCGCAAAACGAGTAAAAAATCTGGACAACACAATTAGGACAATCTGAATCGTGAATTGTGAGGCAACAAAAAAGCGGCAGTTGGTGGACTGCCGCTTGGTGTATTTGATTACTTGATTCGATAATCTACGGACATTCCGCACAGGGCGCCGCGCCACCGCCGAAAATGTAGCTGATAAGATAGACTGCATCAGAAATGGTCACTGCCCCACTGCACTCTGCATCTCCGGAAAGCAATGGATCGGGAGCTGGACCGCCGCCAAAAATATAGCTGATAAGCATCACTGCATCTGAAATCGTCACTGTTCCCGAACCATCGGCATCGCCGCAAATGTACGGCGGGTTGGTCACGGTGATCATGAAATTCATAGTGTCTCCGTGAACGGGAAACTCTGAATCACTACAGGTAAGCGTGAAAAAATAGGTCGCATTTAAGGTCGGTACTCCGGCCAGCATGCCGACGGTATCACCGGCAAACTCACAACCGTATGGCAGGTCGCCGCCGTTGAATCCCCAGTGGTAGGGTTTCGTGCCGCCAAACGCCTCAAAATTGTAAAAGTATGGCATGCCAAGGTAGGCGTCGGGCAGCGTGCTACTGACAATGTGCAATTGTCCATCACAGAGGTCGCCGACACCGTCGTTATTTTCATCGGCTTGGTCGGGATTGGCTAAGTTGGGGCAGTTGTCGCACACATCACCGCGCAAATCGCCGTCGGAATCGATCTGGGTTGCATTGGGGTTATCCGGGGCAGTTGTCGAGCGAGTCAGCAATGCCGTCGAAATCGCGGTCGCCGCGGCCATTTGCCTCAAACCAGAGCCTGGTGACGATATTGCTGACGCCGCCGAATGCTTCACTGTTGGTCAAGACGACGATACCGGTCTGTTTGGCGGGGCAGAACCCAATGCGCGTGCAGACACCCTGATCGCCGCCGCTGTGTTCCCAAACCCATTGGCCGTCGAAATTGGCGCGATACCAGGTGAGTCCCTGTTGGCTGGCGATAGTCGGATAGTGCCGTGTCGTGATTGTATCGATAGTGGTTGAATTCAGGACCTGAATGGTGTCGATGCGGCCACGCTGCAAGTGCGTAAGCAGGTGGCGGGCCATCTGCGGAGCGCTGGAGCGGAGCGTCCCGGCCGGATAGTCGGCATAGCCGAATTGCCCCAGTGCCTGATACTGGGTGCCGTTCCAGTGATATGGCATCGCGATGTCTGAGCCATCGAGTCCGGCAACGAACCAATGGGAATTGTTCATCCCCATTGGAGTGAAAAGCGAATCGCGGCAATAGTCCGCGAACGGCACGCCGGAAATGACCTGCACCAGATAACCGATCAGAACGAAGCCATGATTACAGTAATTCCAGGCGCTTCGCGGCGACCAGGTGTGGAAGTTAGAAACGGAATCGTAGAATTCGCCGCCGGGCACAAAGTAGGCGGCGACATAGTCCTCGAGCAGGAATGGCGTATCGCCATAGACATAGGTGGAGTACATCACTGTCCAATTGTCCTTGAGGCTCGAGGTGTGACTAAGCAACATGCGGAAGGTGATTGGCAAATTCGAAAAGTTCGGATTCACGATTTCAATAGGCAAATAATCGTTGATATCGTCATCGAGATCAAAGTGACCATTCTCCCAAAGCTTCATCAGAGCCATGCCGGTTACAGTCTTTGAGACGGAGGCGAGCATGAAAAGGGTGGTGTCGGTGACTTCAATATTGGCGGCGATGTTGGCATAACCGTACGCACCCTGCCAGGCGATTCCCCCGTCTCTGACAATGCACGCGGAAAGTCCGGCAATATGGTACTGTGTCATTGTCGCGACAATGAAGGAATCGAGATTGTTATCGACCGATTCCTTGACCGGAGAGCTAAGAGTTTTCGCTTCGGTTATTAGCGAACTGTCGTTTAGCGTTGCTTGAAGACCATAGCGATCGGCATGTTCAGACACCGATGTACCTGTTGGTGCAAATGTGAAGAGAAGAGATGAGAAGACCGCGGCGACAGTCATAATCGACAGCGACATTAGCAACTCCTCCTGCAGTTCCCTAACCCGGCGGCGGCGCCGATGGTTGAAGAATCGAGACTACAGTAGATAGACGGGAACTTGGAGTTCTTGTTCGATTATAACGCCGTGATTTCTTGAAGAAGAGGCCGGAGGAGCAACACTGCTCCTCCGGCTTGCGATTCGATCATCGGATTATTACGGACAGGCAGAACATGGTGCGGCGCCGCCGGAGAAGATGTAGATGATTAGGTAGACGGCATCAGAGATGGTGAATCCGAATAGTCGGACATCAATTCCGGGATCAGTTGAGATCATCAAAGGCTCAAAGTGAATCCGGTTGACAGTTGAAAGTAGACAATTGGTGGTCACGCAAAAAAAAAGCGGCAGTTGGTGGACTGCCGCTTCAAATACGAATCTTGGAGATGTGCTCTAAGTCAGGTACGCCCTAAGGCTGCGTGAACGCGAAGCGTGACGCAGACGGCGTATGGCTTTCTCTTTAATCTGTCTCACTCGCTCGCGCGTAAGATTAAAACGGGCGCCAATCTCTTCCAACGTTAGTGCCTTCTCATGATTAAGGCCAAAGTAAAGATTGATCACCTCTGCCTCGCGCGGAGTTAGAGTGTCGAGCGCTTTCTCGATTTCCAATCGCAGCGACTGGTCGAGCAACGCTTCATCGGGTGCAGGCTGGAACTCATCTTCGAGTACGTCGATCAGACTGTTGTCTTCCGATACCGAAAACGGCGCATCCAGTGACAGATGCGAATTGGAAATCTTGAGCGTATCGGAAACTTCCGCTTCGGAAAGCTCCAACTCGTTCGCGATTTCTTCCGGCGACGGCTCACGGCCATACTCCTGCTCGAGCGACGATGACACCTTGCCGATTTTGTGCAAGGTACCGACGCGGTTGAGCGGAAGACGGACAATGCGCGACTGCTCGGCCAACGCCTGCAGAATCGCCTGCCGGATCCACCAGACAGCATAGGAAATGAACTTGAACCCACGCGTCCAGTCGAACCGTTTTGCGGCCTTGATCAGACCGATGTTCCCCTCATTGATTAGATCCGCCAGCAACAGTCCCTGATTCTGATACTGCTTGGCTACGCTCACCACAAACCGAAGATTGGCTTTGGTCAAAGCCTCTAACGCCTTCTGATCACCTTCGTGAATCTTTTTCGCCAGGCGCACTTCTTCGTCGGCTGAAATGAGCGGAGTCTCCCCAATTTCCCGCAGATACAGATCTAAAGACCTGTCCTCATCCCGATACTTCTTTGACTGTCTCGCCAAAGTCAAACCTGTCCTCGTAAATTGTTAATGATTACCAATTCCCGTTCTTATCCTCCCAAAACATGTTAGAGATTCTTTGTACGTATCTTCTAAGATGGTTTAATGGCGAAATATTTGATATTGCCGCGAATATCATAACCGATCAGGGCGATAGCCTTCGTGCGTCCGCTCAATGTCCCTTTAAGATTGTAAAACAGTTCTTTGTTCAGGACTGACTGGTGATCGATTTCAAACAAGATGGTTCCCGGCGTAACACCTTCAATATCCGCTTGGCTTCCCGGCTGAACATAAGTGACCATAACACCGGCGTGGAACTCCACACCATACTGCTCAGCAAGTTGCTCAGTAGCCGTCTCGACCGCCATACCGAACCAAGTGTCGACTGAAGGCTCTTCCGGCGATCCGCTTTGTCTCGGAGTCTGTTGACTCGGAATCTCCTGTGAGAGGCCCTGTTCACGGTCGCCCAAGGTTACATTCAGAAGCATCGGTCTTCCCTTGCGGTAAACCTGCATCTTTACAGTGGCTCCCGACTTTGCCCCGGCAACGAGATAGCGGAAGTGATCCTGGTCGTCTACCTGGGTTTCATTGAACTTAGTAATAATGTCGCCACTTTCCAGACCACCTTCGGAAGCGGGCGAATCGGGGCGCACTTCGCGTAAGAATACGCCACGCGCATTAGGTAGACCATTTGCCTCGGCCTGGATCGGGTCGAGATTGTTCAATACAACTCCGAGCCATCCACGCTCAATCTTGGTGCCCTTTACTAAGTCCGGAAGAATTGATCTGACCAAGTTGGCTGGAATCGCAAATCCGATTCCGGCAGACTGTCCGGTCGAGGTCGCAATTGCCGAGTTGATACCTACAAGGTACCCGTCGAGATCGACAAGAGGACCGCCCGAGTTACCGGGATTGATTGCAGCATCCGTCTGGATATAGTCCTGGTACTCTGGTGAGTCATCGCCAAAATTCAGCCCGCGACGGCCCTTGGCGGAGATAACTCCGACCGTTACCGTGCGGTCAAGTCCTTGTGAAGGGAACGGATTGCCGATCGCAATCACCCACTCGCCGACCTTGATGGAATCCGAATCGCCAAGTTCAATGGCCGGAAATCCACCGCCAGAAACCTTGAGTACTGCCAGATCGGTCGAGGCATCCTCGCCCATCAATTGCGCTTTAACCTGACGATAGTCGGCCAACGTGACT is a window from the bacterium genome containing:
- a CDS encoding CotH kinase family protein, yielding MPKPILIVLLILSLFCSAGAQDLYDVSTIHTVQIVFPQSNWDQLLDNLYAAGEDRLLGTVTIDGILYDSVGVRYKGNSTYSPSRTKNPFNIKLDHIINDQTHQGYGTLKLANVWFDPSFVREVLGYEIARKYMAASQSSYANVYVNGTLMGLYTSVQDVDKLFTRTHYQSDEGARIKGDMDGPPRGWVIWGYEGQDSTSYMDTYELDSDHGWPDLIDFLDTLNNYTAAVESVLDVDRHLWMLAYDNLLVNLDAPINFGHNFYLYRDDAYQFNPIIWDLNMCFGGFTSIIGGGNLNVTQMQQLNPFLNESHANYPIVNKFLQNATYRKMYIAHMKTLVVENFSNGWYSTRATELQSIITAAVQADPNKPYTFSNFTANLNTQVGQTPGITQLMNARATYINNHASFQAAGPAITLVTYSPAVVAANASVTVVATVGSATSVKVGYRDNTAMP
- a CDS encoding trypsin-like peptidase domain-containing protein gives rise to the protein MKGVAHIASVRRWSGFLLFALVGVIFGFIISSNTNFLNIAQSQPQGEVQLARSTAPRASIYPINANGESPFVAVVEQIRDAVVNIRAERIEKLTPYQQRWMKFWGYPPNDQTEVSMGTGFFFREDGYILTNHHVIAGAKEITVTLADYRQVKAQLMGEDASTDLAVLKVSGGGFPAIELGDSDSIKVGEWVIAIGNPFPSQGLDRTVTVGVISAKGRRGLNFGDDSPEYQDYIQTDAAINPGNSGGPLVDLDGYLVGINSAIATSTGQSAGIGFAIPANLVRSILPDLVKGTKIERGWLGVVLNNLDPIQAEANGLPNARGVFLREVRPDSPASEGGLESGDIITKFNETQVDDQDHFRYLVAGAKSGATVKMQVYRKGRPMLLNVTLGDREQGLSQEIPSQQTPRQSGSPEEPSVDTWFGMAVETATEQLAEQYGVEFHAGVMVTYVQPGSQADIEGVTPGTILFEIDHQSVLNKELFYNLKGTLSGRTKAIALIGYDIRGNIKYFAIKPS
- a CDS encoding sigma-70 family RNA polymerase sigma factor; its protein translation is MTLARQSKKYRDEDRSLDLYLREIGETPLISADEEVRLAKKIHEGDQKALEALTKANLRFVVSVAKQYQNQGLLLADLINEGNIGLIKAAKRFDWTRGFKFISYAVWWIRQAILQALAEQSRIVRLPLNRVGTLHKIGKVSSSLEQEYGREPSPEEIANELELSEAEVSDTLKISNSHLSLDAPFSVSEDNSLIDVLEDEFQPAPDEALLDQSLRLEIEKALDTLTPREAEVINLYFGLNHEKALTLEEIGARFNLTRERVRQIKEKAIRRLRHASRSRSLRAYLT
- a CDS encoding serine hydrolase is translated as MSLSIMTVAAVFSSLLFTFAPTGTSVSEHADRYGLQATLNDSSLITEAKTLSSPVKESVDNNLDSFIVATMTQYHIAGLSACIVRDGGIAWQGAYGYANIAANIEVTDTTLFMLASVSKTVTGMALMKLWENGHFDLDDDINDYLPIEIVNPNFSNLPITFRMLLSHTSSLKDNWTVMYSTYVYGDTPFLLEDYVAAYFVPGGEFYDSVSNFHTWSPRSAWNYCNHGFVLIGYLVQVISGVPFADYCRDSLFTPMGMNNSHWFVAGLDGSDIAMPYHWNGTQYQALGQFGYADYPAGTLRSSAPQMARHLLTHLQRGRIDTIQVLNSTTIDTITTRHYPTIASQQGLTWYRANFDGQWVWEHSGGDQGVCTRIGFCPAKQTGIVVLTNSEAFGGVSNIVTRLWFEANGRGDRDFDGIADSLDNCPG